In a genomic window of Nitrospirota bacterium:
- the alaS gene encoding alanine--tRNA ligase — MKGSEIRHLFLEYFREKGHEVVPSSSLVPRSDPSLLFTNAGMVQFKGVFLGQEKRDYARAATCQKCMRAGGKHSDLENVGHTSRHHTFFEMLGNFSFGDYFKREAIALAWELLTGRCGLPAEKLWVTVFEEDDEAEALWQEEVGVPRERIVRLGVKDNFWQMADTGPCGPCSEILIDQGEEMGCGKPDCRVGCECDRYLELWNLVFMQYERDERGNLSALPNPSIDTGMGLERLSAVLQGKGNNFDTDLFAGIIQSISAQTGVPYGSGAGTDVSIRVMADHARAAAFLLGDGLMPANEGRGYVLRRIIRRASRHARLLGAEGPVLFKVLEAVGEAMGETYPELLEDMERAKKILEMEEQRFGRTLEQGMRILEDLIGKVRASGERLIPGGEVFRLYDTFGFPLDLARDVALDEGLQVDEAGFHEAMEAQRERARASWVGEERAIAPIYREVREEAGPTEFLGYERTEADALVKVVIQDGKVVEEVAQGGEAEVILDRTPFYGEAGGQVGDTGTLEAEGVVLAVLNTEKPLEDLPVHLVRVKRGTLRVWAKVRARVDEERRRAVMRNHTATHLLQAALRSVLGEHVKQAGSLVEPDRLRFDFTHFTALSGEDMASVETLVNEMVMENVPLQTEVSTVEEAVKAGALALFGEKYGETVRVVSVPGVSRELCGGTHVRATGDIGLFVLRSEGSVSSGIRRIEALTGRGALAHMKHEEEELRSIGAMLKAPEHPAAKVRELVEQLRELERERDRLKGAAMRKGSGDVLAGARTVGGVKVVAQKLEGLSPKDLRSFADHVRDRLGSGVVVLASVVDSQASLLAMVSKDLTDRLSAGRILKAVAEASGGRGGGKADLAQGGTRQTEKLDTALQTVYDIVEKEQGS, encoded by the coding sequence AGTGCATGCGGGCCGGGGGCAAGCACAGCGACCTGGAGAACGTGGGCCATACGAGCCGGCATCACACGTTCTTCGAGATGCTGGGCAACTTCTCCTTCGGGGATTACTTCAAGCGCGAGGCCATCGCCCTGGCCTGGGAGCTCCTCACCGGGCGCTGCGGCCTTCCCGCCGAAAAGCTCTGGGTTACGGTCTTCGAGGAGGACGACGAGGCCGAGGCCCTGTGGCAGGAGGAGGTGGGGGTTCCCCGGGAGAGGATCGTCCGCCTGGGCGTGAAGGACAACTTCTGGCAGATGGCCGACACCGGCCCCTGCGGGCCGTGCTCGGAAATTCTCATAGACCAGGGAGAGGAGATGGGCTGCGGGAAGCCCGATTGCCGGGTGGGCTGCGAGTGCGACCGGTACCTGGAGCTCTGGAACCTGGTCTTCATGCAGTACGAGCGCGACGAGCGCGGCAACCTCAGCGCCCTGCCCAACCCCAGCATCGACACCGGCATGGGCCTGGAGCGGCTGAGCGCGGTGCTCCAGGGCAAGGGGAACAACTTCGACACCGACCTTTTCGCGGGCATCATCCAGTCCATATCCGCGCAGACCGGCGTGCCCTACGGCTCGGGCGCCGGCACGGACGTCTCCATCCGGGTCATGGCCGACCACGCCCGTGCCGCGGCCTTTCTCCTGGGCGACGGCCTCATGCCGGCCAACGAGGGGAGGGGCTATGTGCTCCGCCGCATTATCAGGAGGGCCTCCCGCCACGCGCGGCTTCTGGGGGCGGAAGGGCCCGTTCTCTTCAAGGTCCTGGAGGCCGTGGGAGAGGCGATGGGGGAGACCTACCCGGAGCTCCTGGAGGATATGGAGCGGGCGAAAAAGATTCTCGAGATGGAGGAGCAGCGTTTCGGGCGCACCCTGGAGCAGGGAATGCGCATCCTGGAGGACCTTATCGGCAAGGTGAGGGCCTCCGGCGAGAGGCTCATTCCCGGAGGGGAGGTCTTCCGCCTGTACGATACCTTCGGCTTTCCCCTGGACCTCGCCCGGGACGTGGCGCTGGACGAGGGGCTCCAGGTGGACGAGGCCGGCTTCCACGAGGCCATGGAGGCCCAGAGGGAGAGGGCCCGGGCCTCCTGGGTGGGCGAGGAGCGGGCCATCGCCCCCATCTACAGGGAAGTGCGCGAGGAGGCGGGCCCGACGGAGTTCCTGGGCTACGAGCGTACGGAGGCGGACGCCCTCGTCAAGGTCGTCATCCAGGACGGAAAGGTCGTCGAGGAGGTCGCCCAGGGCGGGGAGGCGGAGGTCATCCTCGACCGCACCCCCTTCTACGGGGAGGCCGGCGGACAGGTGGGGGACACCGGCACGCTGGAGGCCGAGGGCGTGGTCCTGGCGGTCCTGAACACGGAGAAGCCCCTGGAGGACCTGCCGGTGCATCTGGTCCGGGTAAAGCGGGGCACCCTCAGGGTGTGGGCCAAGGTGCGGGCCCGGGTGGACGAGGAGCGGCGGCGAGCCGTCATGCGCAACCATACCGCGACCCACCTTTTGCAGGCGGCGCTCCGCTCCGTCCTGGGGGAGCACGTCAAGCAGGCCGGTTCCCTGGTGGAGCCCGACAGGCTGAGGTTCGACTTCACCCATTTCACCGCCCTGAGCGGCGAGGACATGGCCTCCGTGGAAACGCTGGTCAACGAGATGGTCATGGAGAACGTCCCGCTCCAGACGGAGGTCTCCACCGTGGAGGAAGCGGTGAAGGCGGGAGCCCTGGCCCTTTTCGGGGAGAAATACGGCGAGACCGTCCGGGTGGTGAGCGTGCCCGGGGTGAGCCGGGAGCTCTGCGGGGGCACGCATGTGCGGGCCACGGGGGACATCGGCCTCTTCGTCCTGCGGAGCGAAGGCTCCGTATCCTCGGGCATCCGGCGCATAGAGGCCCTGACGGGCAGGGGAGCCCTTGCGCACATGAAGCACGAGGAAGAAGAGCTCAGGAGCATCGGGGCCATGCTCAAGGCCCCGGAGCATCCGGCCGCAAAGGTGCGGGAGCTCGTGGAGCAGCTCAGGGAGCTCGAGCGGGAGCGGGACAGGCTGAAAGGGGCGGCCATGCGGAAGGGCTCCGGCGACGTCCTGGCCGGCGCGCGCACGGTCGGGGGGGTGAAGGTGGTGGCCCAGAAGCTCGAGGGCCTCTCGCCCAAGGACCTCAGGAGCTTCGCCGACCACGTCCGGGACCGGCTGGGCTCGGGCGTGGTGGTCCTGGCCTCGGTGGTCGATTCCCAGGCCTCTCTGCTGGCCATGGTGAGCAAGGACCTCACGGACCGGCTGTCGGCTGGCCGCATCCTGAAGGCGGTGGCCGAGGCCTCCGGGGGACGGGGCGGGGGCAAGGCAGACCTGGCCCAGGGGGGCACCCGGCAGACCGAGAAACTGGACACTGCACTTCAAACCGTATACGATATAGTGGAAAAAGAGCAGGGTTCGTGA
- a CDS encoding AarF/ABC1/UbiB kinase family protein, whose product MDIFRLTKTYKTARRLQQVVNVFLKHGFGSIIDRIQLGRHIPLLRRLKSFGKWPSMREPSVPERLRRAFAELGPSFIKLAQVLSSRPDLITPRYADEFKKLQDKVPPFPAEEARRIVEDELGMPLDRAFLHFGDETLAAASIAQVHPATLLDGTDVVVKVQRPDIREQLDVDIEILLTMARLIEANIPEAKFFNPMGIVQEFQKNVKREMDFVQEGRSACRFRRNFEGNVNVYIPVVYPEFNTERVLVMERIHGVRVDDIAGIERLGHDRKELARIGVDAYFKMILEDGFFHADPHPGNIFVMPSGQMGFMDFGIVGRVTEEMKTTLASTFVAFIYKDWDKLIDRYIELGLVPEDVDLEDFRKEFKADLVDLLEPLYGLTLRELDFAQYLETVVHLAMRHNLRIPSDLLLIDKAILVLEDLGTRLDPDFDFMSASEPYVTKLMRERFRPGKVVREAANEVQEATEFFVFLPKQMKKIIRKVLRNDIHMKLTHMGLEHFIRDMDRSSNRVSFAMIVSSILISSAIMHATGVGPTIYGMSVLGFITFGFAAILGVWLLVSIIRSGRL is encoded by the coding sequence GTGGATATTTTCCGGCTGACCAAGACATACAAGACGGCCCGGCGGCTCCAGCAGGTCGTCAATGTCTTTCTGAAGCACGGTTTCGGCAGCATCATCGACCGCATCCAGCTGGGGCGGCACATACCCCTGCTCAGGCGACTGAAGAGCTTCGGCAAGTGGCCGTCCATGAGAGAGCCCAGCGTGCCGGAACGGCTGAGGCGCGCCTTTGCCGAGCTCGGGCCGAGCTTCATCAAGCTCGCCCAGGTCCTCTCCTCCCGGCCCGACCTCATCACGCCGCGCTACGCCGACGAGTTCAAGAAGCTCCAGGACAAGGTGCCTCCCTTCCCCGCGGAGGAGGCCCGGCGCATCGTCGAGGATGAGCTGGGCATGCCCCTGGACCGGGCCTTCCTTCATTTCGGGGACGAAACACTCGCCGCGGCCTCCATCGCCCAGGTGCACCCGGCCACCTTGCTTGACGGGACGGACGTGGTCGTCAAGGTCCAGCGCCCCGACATCCGGGAGCAGTTGGACGTCGACATCGAGATACTTCTGACCATGGCCCGGCTCATAGAGGCCAATATCCCCGAGGCGAAGTTCTTCAATCCCATGGGAATCGTCCAGGAGTTCCAGAAGAACGTGAAGCGGGAAATGGACTTCGTCCAGGAGGGCAGGAGCGCCTGCCGCTTCCGGAGGAACTTCGAGGGGAACGTCAACGTCTACATCCCCGTGGTTTACCCGGAGTTCAACACCGAGCGGGTCCTGGTCATGGAGCGCATCCACGGCGTCAGGGTGGACGACATCGCGGGCATCGAGCGCCTGGGGCACGACCGCAAGGAGCTGGCCCGCATCGGCGTGGACGCCTACTTCAAGATGATACTGGAGGACGGCTTCTTTCACGCCGACCCCCATCCGGGCAACATATTCGTGATGCCGTCGGGGCAGATGGGGTTCATGGACTTCGGCATCGTGGGCCGGGTGACCGAGGAGATGAAGACCACCCTGGCCAGCACGTTCGTGGCCTTCATCTACAAGGACTGGGACAAGCTCATAGACCGGTATATAGAGCTGGGCCTCGTTCCGGAGGACGTGGACCTGGAGGACTTCCGCAAGGAGTTCAAGGCTGACCTCGTGGACCTCCTGGAGCCCCTGTACGGCCTGACCCTGAGGGAGCTGGACTTCGCCCAGTACCTGGAGACCGTGGTGCACCTGGCCATGCGCCACAACCTCAGGATACCCTCCGACCTTCTCCTCATCGACAAGGCCATCCTGGTCCTGGAGGACCTGGGGACGCGCCTTGACCCGGATTTCGATTTCATGTCCGCCTCCGAGCCCTACGTCACCAAGCTCATGCGCGAGCGCTTCCGGCCGGGCAAGGTGGTCCGCGAGGCCGCCAACGAGGTGCAGGAGGCCACGGAGTTCTTCGTCTTCCTGCCCAAGCAGATGAAGAAGATCATCCGCAAGGTCCTCAGAAACGACATTCACATGAAGCTCACCCACATGGGGCTTGAGCATTTCATCCGCGACATGGACCGCTCGAGCAACCGGGTGTCCTTCGCCATGATAGTAAGCTCCATCCTCATCAGCTCCGCCATCATGCACGCCACCGGCGTGGGGCCCACCATCTACGGGATGAGCGTGCTGGGCTTCATCACCTTCGGGTTTGCCGCCATCCTGGGCGTCTGGCTCCTCGTCAGCATCATCCGCTCCGGCAGGCTGTAA
- a CDS encoding PA2779 family protein codes for MARKTFSLFLVGLMLSLSVAPRVEGAFTPSRTLALSGPERAEDLARVRTVLESKLVRERLSALGYDAGEVQGRLAGLSDAELHRLARRLEDAVPAGDAGTTVVTLLVVVLLVIVLLELTGHSVILR; via the coding sequence ATGGCGAGGAAAACCTTCTCTCTCTTTCTTGTCGGCCTCATGCTTTCACTTTCGGTGGCGCCCCGGGTGGAGGGGGCCTTCACGCCTTCCCGGACCCTTGCGCTTTCCGGGCCTGAGAGGGCGGAGGACCTTGCCAGGGTCCGGACCGTGCTCGAGAGCAAACTGGTCCGCGAGCGGCTTTCCGCCCTGGGATATGACGCCGGGGAGGTGCAGGGCAGGCTGGCCGGGCTCAGTGACGCGGAGCTTCACCGCTTGGCCCGGCGCCTGGAGGATGCCGTGCCGGCCGGGGACGCCGGGACGACGGTGGTGACCCTCCTGGTCGTGGTTCTTCTCGTCATCGTCCTCCTTGAGCTGACCGGCCACAGCGTGATTCTCCGATAA
- a CDS encoding protein kinase yields the protein MKRTVPVGRAKSRAEIEAFGLEPGFRINRKYEVLSLLGSGWEGEVYKIVEVRTGIERAAKLFFPQRNPRGRTARRYAKKLHKLRHCPVIIKYHTEETFSFRGMPIMALISEYVEGELLSDLLKALPGRRLSPFEAVHLLYALVRGIEQIHQQGEYHGDLHLANIIVSRYGLTFDIKLLDLYHWEAPRRENKQQDIVDLIRVFYECLGGARHYARQPEAVKYIISGLKRSLILRKFRSMGQLRKHLETMQW from the coding sequence ATGAAGCGAACCGTCCCCGTGGGGCGCGCAAAGAGCAGGGCGGAGATCGAGGCCTTCGGCCTGGAGCCCGGGTTTCGCATCAACAGAAAGTACGAGGTCCTCTCCCTCCTGGGCTCGGGCTGGGAGGGGGAGGTGTACAAGATCGTCGAGGTCCGCACCGGCATAGAGCGCGCCGCCAAGCTCTTCTTTCCACAGCGCAACCCGCGGGGCAGGACGGCCCGCCGCTATGCCAAGAAACTGCACAAGCTCCGGCACTGCCCGGTCATCATCAAGTACCACACGGAGGAGACCTTTTCTTTCAGGGGCATGCCCATCATGGCCCTCATCTCGGAGTATGTGGAGGGCGAGCTTCTCTCGGACCTCCTCAAGGCCCTGCCCGGCCGCCGCCTGAGTCCTTTCGAGGCTGTTCACCTCCTCTACGCCCTGGTCCGGGGGATTGAACAAATCCACCAGCAGGGCGAGTACCACGGCGACCTGCACCTGGCCAACATCATCGTCAGCCGCTACGGCCTCACCTTCGACATCAAGCTCCTGGACCTGTACCACTGGGAGGCCCCCAGGCGCGAGAACAAGCAGCAGGACATCGTGGACCTCATCCGGGTCTTCTACGAGTGCCTGGGCGGGGCCCGCCATTATGCCCGGCAGCCCGAGGCGGTCAAGTACATCATCTCGGGCCTGAAACGCTCCCTCATCCTGAGGAAGTTCCGCTCCATGGGGCAGCTCCGCAAGCACCTGGAAACGATGCAGTGGTAA
- a CDS encoding ABC transporter permease encodes MSVLGFNAVYVIVSRELKKFVRERSRLVATVARPLIWLFFVGAGLSRLVRPVEGVTYTQFIFPGILGMTILFSSIFSSISIIWDKEFGMMKEILVAPVSRFSIVVGKALSGTVVSTIQAALILCFFPLLGIELGALSIAGVIIICALVAFSISSFGIVLATFYESYESFSVIMNFIVMPMFFLSGAMYPVKLLPEILKVASKANPLTYGVDAIKHLTTPMEAGVLSPDFPLGLDIAVVCAVSTVFVTVSSKLFERRA; translated from the coding sequence GTGAGCGTCCTCGGATTCAACGCCGTATACGTCATCGTGTCCCGGGAGCTCAAGAAGTTCGTCCGGGAGCGGAGCCGGCTGGTGGCCACGGTGGCGCGCCCCCTCATCTGGCTTTTCTTCGTGGGCGCGGGCCTGAGCAGGCTGGTCCGGCCCGTGGAGGGGGTCACCTACACCCAGTTCATCTTCCCCGGCATCCTGGGCATGACCATCCTGTTCAGCAGCATCTTCTCCAGCATATCCATCATATGGGACAAGGAATTCGGCATGATGAAGGAAATCCTGGTCGCGCCGGTCTCCCGGTTCTCCATCGTCGTGGGCAAGGCCCTGAGCGGCACCGTCGTCTCCACCATACAGGCCGCGCTCATCCTGTGTTTCTTCCCCCTGCTGGGAATCGAGCTCGGGGCGCTTTCCATAGCGGGCGTCATCATAATCTGCGCCCTCGTGGCCTTTTCCATAAGCAGCTTCGGCATCGTCCTGGCCACGTTCTACGAGAGCTACGAGAGTTTCAGCGTCATCATGAATTTCATCGTCATGCCCATGTTCTTTCTCTCCGGGGCGATGTACCCGGTGAAGCTCCTTCCGGAAATCCTGAAGGTCGCCTCCAAGGCAAACCCCCTTACCTACGGCGTGGACGCAATCAAGCACCTGACCACACCGATGGAAGCCGGGGTCCTGAGCCCGGACTTCCCCCTGGGGCTGGACATCGCCGTGGTCTGCGCCGTCTCCACTGTCTTCGTTACGGTCTCCTCGAAGCTCTTCGAGCGCAGGGCCTGA
- a CDS encoding ATP-binding cassette domain-containing protein: MAIIQVENLRKTFGPITAVEDLSFEVREGTIFGFLGPNGAGKTTTINVLCTLLAPTAGTARIDGHDCMREPAAVRKAIGIVFQDTTLDKDLTAYENLAFHAYLYGVKKNEVRKRAHDALQFVGLFERRDDLVKHFSGGMKRRLEVARGVMHRPRVLFLDEPTLGLDPQSRANLWEFITMLPEKHQVTVFMTTHYMEEAEVCSRIAVIDRGRIIAEGSPEELKKTVGGDVISLRTTDNARAAEILKETLGLSPEVKGPEISITAERGEAFVPEVIRALADMVVSVRMERPTLNDVFLSLTGKAIRPEAARGADTIREEIRAYRRRRG, from the coding sequence ATGGCCATCATTCAGGTTGAGAACCTCAGAAAGACCTTCGGGCCCATAACGGCCGTCGAGGACCTGTCCTTCGAGGTGCGGGAGGGGACCATCTTCGGCTTCCTCGGCCCCAACGGCGCGGGCAAGACCACCACCATCAACGTCCTGTGCACCCTGCTTGCTCCCACCGCCGGGACGGCCCGCATCGACGGGCACGACTGCATGAGGGAGCCGGCCGCCGTCCGGAAGGCCATCGGCATCGTCTTTCAGGACACGACCCTGGACAAGGACCTCACCGCCTACGAAAACCTGGCCTTCCATGCGTACCTCTACGGGGTGAAAAAGAACGAGGTCAGAAAGCGGGCCCATGACGCCCTTCAGTTCGTGGGCCTGTTCGAACGGCGGGACGACCTGGTGAAGCACTTCTCGGGGGGCATGAAGCGGCGGCTCGAGGTGGCCCGGGGCGTCATGCACCGGCCCAGGGTCCTTTTTCTGGACGAGCCCACGCTGGGCCTGGACCCGCAGAGCCGCGCCAACCTCTGGGAGTTCATCACCATGCTGCCGGAGAAGCACCAGGTGACCGTCTTCATGACCACGCACTACATGGAGGAGGCCGAGGTCTGCTCGCGCATCGCCGTCATAGACAGGGGCAGGATAATCGCCGAGGGAAGCCCCGAGGAGCTGAAAAAGACGGTGGGCGGAGACGTCATCTCCTTGAGGACCACGGACAATGCGCGGGCCGCGGAAATCCTGAAGGAGACCCTGGGCCTCTCCCCCGAGGTCAAGGGGCCGGAGATTTCCATAACCGCCGAGCGGGGGGAGGCCTTCGTCCCCGAGGTCATCAGGGCGCTTGCGGACATGGTCGTCTCGGTGCGCATGGAAAGGCCCACCCTGAACGACGTCTTCCTGAGCCTCACGGGCAAGGCCATCCGGCCGGAGGCCGCCAGGGGGGCCGACACCATCAGGGAGGAGATACGCGCCTACAGGAGGCGCCGCGGGTGA
- a CDS encoding phosphoribosylaminoimidazolesuccinocarboxamide synthase has protein sequence MGMVLKTEIPALGKPRRGKVRDIYDLGEHLLLVVTDRISAFDVVLPGGIPGKGKVLTEISLFWFRRMKDLMENHVVSASVADFPPELHAYGEVLEGRSLLVRKAEVIPVECIVRGYLSGSGWKSYQKDGTVCGIALPGGLRESSRLPEPLFTPSTKAAAGHDINISFREMQNTVGTETARLLRERSLSIYARASELAEKKGIIIADTKMEFGLREGRVILIDELLTPDSSRFWSRRQYEEGKSQDSYDKQIVRDYLLTLDWDQSPPGPELPPHIVQKTAERYREILEILTH, from the coding sequence ATGGGCATGGTCTTGAAAACGGAGATACCCGCCCTGGGGAAGCCGCGCCGGGGAAAGGTCCGGGACATCTACGACCTCGGCGAGCACCTGCTCCTTGTGGTCACCGACCGCATCTCCGCCTTCGACGTGGTCCTCCCCGGCGGCATCCCGGGCAAGGGAAAGGTCCTTACCGAGATAAGCCTGTTCTGGTTCCGCCGGATGAAGGACCTCATGGAAAACCACGTGGTTTCGGCCAGCGTGGCGGACTTCCCCCCGGAGCTTCACGCCTATGGAGAGGTCCTCGAGGGACGGAGCCTTCTGGTCAGGAAGGCCGAGGTCATCCCCGTCGAGTGCATCGTGCGGGGCTATCTTTCCGGAAGCGGATGGAAGTCCTACCAGAAAGACGGCACCGTCTGCGGCATCGCGCTCCCCGGCGGGCTTCGCGAGTCCTCCCGGCTTCCGGAGCCCCTTTTTACCCCGAGCACCAAGGCCGCGGCGGGCCATGACATCAATATCTCCTTCCGGGAGATGCAAAACACCGTGGGCACGGAGACCGCCCGCCTCCTGCGCGAGAGGAGCCTCTCCATTTACGCCAGGGCGTCGGAGCTGGCCGAGAAAAAGGGCATCATCATCGCCGACACCAAGATGGAATTTGGCCTCCGCGAGGGGCGCGTCATCCTCATCGACGAGCTTCTGACCCCGGACTCCTCCCGCTTCTGGTCCCGCCGCCAGTACGAGGAGGGAAAAAGCCAGGACAGTTACGACAAGCAGATCGTGCGGGACTATCTCCTCACCCTGGACTGGGACCAGAGCCCGCCGGGACCGGAGCTGCCGCCGCACATCGTGCAAAAGACGGCCGAGCGCTACCGGGAGATACTCGAAATCCTCACCCACTAG
- a CDS encoding helix-turn-helix domain-containing protein, with translation MVVKRLIENLMYTGLTEYEAKAYMGLLVKSPATAYELAKESGIPTSKIYEVLSRLEEKGVALPTGAEGGRRYIPMEPEEFVESRRFMMEATLQYLRNDLGSTGAGQASFYIWHIGEYGPLLDKARRMAGGAARTLLLSLWAEEMEALEGPLRDALGRGVKVASLHFGVPAVRVGQVFSHPIQGIAGGRKRSFVMVSDSREAVTAAIARDGSVEGAGSANRGFVALAEEYVRHDIYMMKIARRFGPGLTRAFGGRFEKLRDVFSDEEAG, from the coding sequence ATGGTAGTCAAGAGGCTCATCGAGAACCTCATGTACACCGGCCTTACCGAGTACGAGGCCAAAGCCTACATGGGCCTCCTGGTCAAAAGCCCCGCCACCGCCTACGAGCTGGCCAAGGAGTCGGGCATCCCCACCTCGAAAATCTACGAGGTCCTCTCCCGCCTGGAGGAAAAGGGCGTGGCCCTGCCCACAGGGGCGGAAGGCGGCAGGAGATACATCCCCATGGAGCCCGAGGAATTCGTCGAAAGCAGGCGGTTCATGATGGAGGCGACGCTTCAGTACCTGAGAAACGACCTCGGCAGCACGGGGGCGGGACAGGCCTCCTTCTACATCTGGCATATCGGCGAGTACGGGCCCCTCCTGGACAAGGCCCGCAGGATGGCTGGCGGGGCCGCAAGAACCCTTCTCCTTTCCCTCTGGGCCGAGGAGATGGAGGCCCTGGAGGGCCCTCTCCGGGACGCCCTGGGAAGGGGGGTAAAGGTGGCCTCGCTTCATTTCGGCGTGCCCGCGGTCCGGGTAGGACAGGTATTTTCCCACCCCATCCAGGGCATTGCAGGAGGCCGGAAGCGGAGCTTCGTCATGGTTTCGGACTCCAGGGAGGCCGTCACGGCCGCAATAGCAAGAGACGGCTCCGTCGAGGGGGCCGGGAGCGCCAACAGGGGATTTGTCGCCCTTGCCGAGGAGTACGTCAGGCACGACATCTACATGATGAAGATAGCCAGGAGATTCGGCCCGGGCCTGACGAGGGCCTTCGGCGGACGGTTCGAGAAGCTCCGGGACGTCTTCAGCGACGAGGAGGCCGGCTGA
- a CDS encoding SDR family oxidoreductase, which produces MRKVALVTGASRGLGAHVARALAGAGYRVAVNYRRDEEAARRVAAELPEGLSIRGDVGSAAEVSGMAGLLEERWGRLDVLVNNAGIVRDALLLALGEEDWDQVMRTNLAGCFHTTKLLSPLMALSGGGHVVNVSSRAAFRGGAGQAAYSVSKAALLGLTASAARELAGDNIRVNAVLPGYMATDMGRSRPGAVKRARRESLLGRLADPGEAASFVAWLAGTEGITGQVFSLDSRP; this is translated from the coding sequence ATGCGGAAAGTCGCTCTCGTCACCGGCGCCTCCCGGGGCCTTGGCGCCCACGTGGCGCGCGCCCTGGCCGGGGCGGGCTATCGGGTGGCGGTCAATTATCGCCGGGACGAGGAGGCGGCCCGCCGGGTGGCGGCGGAGCTCCCGGAGGGCCTGAGTATCCGGGGCGACGTGGGCAGCGCCGCCGAGGTCTCCGGGATGGCCGGCCTTCTCGAGGAGCGCTGGGGGAGGCTCGATGTCCTCGTCAACAACGCCGGCATCGTGCGGGACGCGCTCCTTCTGGCCCTCGGGGAGGAGGACTGGGACCAGGTCATGAGGACCAACCTTGCCGGATGCTTTCACACCACGAAGCTGCTCTCCCCCCTCATGGCCCTGAGCGGCGGAGGGCATGTCGTGAACGTCTCCTCCCGCGCGGCCTTCCGGGGAGGTGCGGGGCAGGCGGCCTACAGCGTTTCCAAGGCGGCCCTGCTCGGGCTTACGGCATCTGCGGCCAGGGAGCTTGCCGGGGACAATATCAGGGTGAACGCGGTGCTTCCGGGCTACATGGCCACCGACATGGGGCGCTCCCGGCCCGGGGCGGTGAAGCGCGCACGGAGGGAAAGCCTTCTGGGGCGGCTTGCCGACCCCGGCGAGGCGGCCTCCTTCGTCGCCTGGCTCGCGGGCACCGAGGGCATAACAGGCCAGGTCTTCTCCCTGGACTCGAGGCCGTAG
- the bioD gene encoding dethiobiotin synthase, protein MARGLFVTGTDTGVGKTVVASALVGAFRERGLDVVGMKPVETGCLRRGPELEPADGAMLREASGGEEPLSAICPLRFAHPLAPLVAAELEGRTIEQGSLMRAVRELAARHDALVVEGVGGLLVPVAPGFSVADMAREAGFPLLVVASAFLGTLNHTLLTVEHALGAGLSVAGVVLCLHRAPGGTLAEETNPAALRRLLPVPLLGVFPFLADLSARSLAQGAREALDLGAVEKHLRAV, encoded by the coding sequence ATGGCGCGGGGGCTGTTCGTCACGGGCACGGATACCGGCGTGGGCAAGACCGTCGTAGCCTCCGCCCTGGTCGGGGCCTTCAGGGAGAGGGGCCTGGACGTCGTGGGAATGAAGCCCGTGGAGACGGGGTGCCTGAGGAGGGGCCCGGAGCTTGAGCCTGCCGACGGCGCCATGCTCCGGGAGGCCTCCGGCGGGGAGGAGCCCCTCTCGGCCATCTGTCCGCTGAGGTTCGCCCATCCCCTGGCCCCCCTGGTGGCGGCGGAGCTTGAGGGCCGCACCATAGAGCAGGGCAGCCTGATGCGGGCCGTCAGGGAGCTTGCCGCCCGCCACGACGCCCTCGTGGTGGAAGGCGTGGGCGGGCTTCTGGTCCCCGTGGCGCCGGGCTTCTCGGTGGCCGACATGGCCCGGGAGGCGGGCTTTCCTCTCCTGGTGGTAGCCTCTGCCTTCCTTGGAACCCTCAACCACACCCTGCTTACCGTGGAGCACGCCCTCGGGGCCGGCCTGAGCGTGGCGGGCGTCGTCCTTTGCCTGCACCGCGCGCCCGGGGGCACGCTGGCCGAGGAGACAAACCCCGCCGCCCTGAGGAGGCTTCTTCCGGTGCCTCTCCTGGGGGTTTTCCCCTTCCTTGCCGACCTCTCCGCCCGGAGCCTGGCGCAAGGGGCGCGGGAGGCCCTCGACCTGGGTGCCGTGGAAAAACACCTCCGCGCCGTCTGA